From the genome of Phytohabitans rumicis, one region includes:
- the glgB gene encoding 1,4-alpha-glucan branching protein GlgB: MLDTLVNDRISEFDLHLITQGRHERLWEVLGAHTVAGGSRFAVWAPNAREVQVVGDFNDWDGTPLKAQGPSGVWAGYVRGAAPGHRYKYRIHGADGRWVDHADPLARATETPPLTASVIDESAYEWGDSAWLAGRRSDHHARPMSVYEVHLGSWRPGLSYRELADQLVGYVADLGFTHVELMPVAEHPFGGSWGYQVTGYYAPTARFGSPDEFRYLIDRLHQAGIGVLLDWVPAHFPRDEWALAKFDGTALYEHPDPRRGEHPDWGSLVFNFGRYEVRNFLIANALYWLEEFHIDGLRVDAVASMLYLDYSREHGQWEPNAYGGNEHLEAIDFLRSLNETVYRQHPGAVMIAEESTAWPGVSRPVDWNGLGFGLKWNMGWMHDTLAYVGRDPVHRTFHHDELTWPTVYAFDEQFLLPISHDEVVHGKGSLIGRMPGDRWQKLAGLRGFLAYQWAFPGKQLLFMGCELADDREWSEQAGLDWTLSGERVPDLLRDLNRVYRESPALWARDTDPAGFGWIRHDDRASNVVSFLRHADGEVLACVVNFSGVPRLNYRLGLPAAGRWDEVVNTDAHCYGGSGVGNFGAVRAEDTPADGQPYSAEVHIGPYAAVWLRLST, encoded by the coding sequence ATGCTGGACACCCTCGTGAACGACCGGATCAGCGAATTCGACCTGCACCTCATCACGCAGGGCCGGCACGAACGGCTCTGGGAGGTGCTCGGCGCGCACACCGTGGCCGGCGGCTCCCGCTTCGCCGTCTGGGCGCCGAACGCCCGCGAAGTACAGGTGGTCGGCGACTTCAACGACTGGGACGGCACGCCGCTTAAGGCCCAAGGCCCCAGCGGGGTGTGGGCCGGCTACGTGCGGGGCGCCGCGCCGGGGCACCGCTACAAGTACCGCATCCACGGCGCGGACGGCCGCTGGGTCGACCACGCCGACCCGCTCGCCCGGGCCACCGAGACGCCGCCGCTGACCGCGTCGGTGATCGACGAGTCGGCGTACGAGTGGGGCGACTCGGCGTGGCTCGCCGGCCGCCGTTCCGACCACCACGCGCGGCCGATGTCCGTGTACGAGGTGCACCTCGGCTCCTGGCGGCCCGGCCTGTCGTACCGCGAGCTGGCCGACCAGCTCGTCGGGTACGTGGCCGACCTGGGCTTCACACACGTGGAGCTGATGCCGGTCGCCGAGCACCCGTTCGGCGGCTCCTGGGGCTACCAGGTGACCGGGTACTACGCGCCGACGGCCCGGTTCGGGTCGCCGGACGAGTTCCGGTACCTGATCGACCGGCTGCACCAGGCCGGCATCGGCGTCCTGCTGGACTGGGTGCCGGCGCACTTCCCGCGCGACGAGTGGGCCCTCGCAAAGTTCGACGGCACCGCGCTGTACGAGCACCCGGACCCGCGCCGGGGCGAGCACCCGGACTGGGGCAGCCTGGTCTTCAACTTCGGCCGGTACGAGGTGCGCAACTTCCTCATCGCCAACGCGCTCTACTGGCTGGAGGAGTTCCACATCGACGGGCTGCGCGTCGACGCGGTCGCCTCGATGCTGTACCTGGACTACTCGCGCGAGCACGGCCAGTGGGAGCCCAACGCGTACGGCGGCAACGAGCACCTGGAGGCGATCGACTTCCTCCGCTCGCTGAACGAGACCGTCTACCGCCAGCACCCCGGCGCCGTGATGATCGCCGAGGAGTCGACCGCGTGGCCCGGGGTTTCCCGGCCGGTCGACTGGAACGGGCTCGGCTTCGGTCTCAAGTGGAACATGGGCTGGATGCACGACACTCTCGCGTACGTCGGGCGCGACCCGGTGCACCGCACCTTCCACCACGACGAGCTGACCTGGCCCACGGTGTACGCCTTCGACGAGCAGTTCCTGCTGCCGATCAGCCACGACGAAGTCGTACACGGCAAGGGCTCGCTGATCGGCAGGATGCCGGGCGACCGGTGGCAGAAGCTCGCCGGGCTGCGGGGGTTCCTCGCATACCAGTGGGCGTTCCCGGGCAAGCAGTTGCTCTTCATGGGCTGCGAGCTGGCCGACGACCGGGAGTGGAGCGAACAGGCCGGGCTGGACTGGACGCTGAGCGGTGAGCGGGTCCCCGACCTGCTGCGCGACCTGAACCGCGTGTACCGGGAGTCGCCCGCACTCTGGGCCCGCGACACGGATCCGGCTGGTTTCGGCTGGATCCGGCACGACGACCGCGCGTCCAACGTGGTCTCCTTCCTGCGCCACGCCGACGGCGAGGTTCTCGCCTGCGTGGTCAACTTCTCCGGCGTCCCCCGGCTGAACTACCGGCTCGGCCTCCCGGCCGCCGGCCGCTGGGACGAGGTCGTCAACACCGACGCGCACTGCTACGGCGGCTCAGGCGTGGGCAACTTCGGCGCGGTGCGCGCCGAGGACACGCCCGCGGACGGCCAGCCGTACTCCGCCGAGGTGCACATCGGCCCGTACGCCGCCGTCTGGCTCCGCCTCTCCACCTAG
- a CDS encoding TetR/AcrR family transcriptional regulator, whose protein sequence is MELDSRRAQAKRAQIRNGALTAFLESGVAGTSMDHVAACAGVSKQTLYVYFRSKEDLLVDVLGGIVTSLDERAPLLADRPVTSREDLRDVLSEVGWVMVSHLMSDDYLALFRIFIAEMATTPGLLTIWRETVPARFLARVEAVLDRARAAGVIKSDLDLDLATRLFIGPMMTFVFLDGLARPDSVLVPNRKRVDEVVDLYLHAVT, encoded by the coding sequence GTGGAGCTGGATTCACGGCGTGCCCAGGCCAAGCGCGCCCAGATCCGCAACGGCGCTCTCACCGCCTTCCTGGAGTCGGGGGTCGCCGGCACCAGCATGGATCACGTCGCCGCCTGTGCCGGCGTCTCGAAACAGACTCTTTACGTTTACTTCCGCAGCAAGGAAGACCTGCTCGTCGACGTACTCGGTGGGATCGTGACGTCCCTCGACGAGCGCGCGCCGCTGCTGGCCGACCGCCCGGTCACCTCCCGGGAGGACCTGCGCGACGTGCTGTCCGAGGTGGGCTGGGTGATGGTCAGCCACCTCATGAGCGACGACTACCTGGCCCTGTTCCGCATCTTCATCGCCGAGATGGCCACCACGCCGGGGCTGCTCACCATCTGGCGGGAGACCGTCCCCGCACGCTTCCTGGCCCGCGTCGAGGCCGTGCTGGACCGCGCCCGCGCCGCCGGGGTCATCAAGAGCGACCTGGACCTCGACCTCGCCACCCGGCTCTTCATCGGCCCGATGATGACCTTCGTCTTCCTCGACGGGCTCGCCCGTCCCGACAGTGTCCTGGTTCCGAATCGCAAGCGGGTCGACGAAGTGGTCGACCTGTATTTGCACGCCGTCACCTGA